One Rhinopithecus roxellana isolate Shanxi Qingling chromosome 7, ASM756505v1, whole genome shotgun sequence DNA segment encodes these proteins:
- the LOC104658178 gene encoding sperm protein associated with the nucleus on the X chromosome N2-like isoform X1, with the protein MEQPTSSTSGEKMKSPCESNKKNDEMQEAPNRLLAPKQSFQKAKTVEYLTIIVYYYRKGKKINSNQLENDQSQENSINPVQEEEDEDLDSSELSSQEDEDLYSSEISSQEDEDLYSSEGSLQEYEELYSFEVSLQEDEDLFSSEISSQEDEDPVLSEGSSQESEED; encoded by the exons ATGGAACAGCCAACTTCAAGCACCAGCGGGGAGAAGATGAAGAGCCCCTGTGAATCCAACAAAAAAAATGATGAG ATGCAGGAGGCACCAAACAGACTCTTAGCCCCCAAACAGAGCtttcaaaaggcaaaaacagTAGAATATCTAACAATAATAGTGTATTACTACAGGAagggtaagaaaataaattcaaatcaaCTGGAGAATGACCAGTCCCAAGAGAACTCCATCAATCCAGTCCAAGAGGAAGAGGACGAAGACCTAGACTCATCTGAATTATCTTCACAGGAGGACGAAGACCTATACTCATCTGAAATATCTTCACAGGAGGATGAAGACCTATACTCATCTGAAGGATCTTTACAGGAGTATGAAGAACTATACTCATTTGAAGTATCTTTACAAGAGGACGAAGACCTATTCTCATCTGAAATATCTTCACAGGAGGATGAAGACCCAGTCTTATCTGAAGGATCTTCACAGGAGAGTGAGGAGGACTAg
- the LOC104658178 gene encoding sperm protein associated with the nucleus on the X chromosome N2-like isoform X2: MEQPTSSTSGEKMKSPCESNKKNDEMQEAPNRLLAPKQSFQKAKTVEYLTIIVYYYRKGKKINSNQLENDQSQENSINPVQEEEDEDLDSSELSSQEDEDLYSSEISSQEDEDLYSSEGSSQEDEDPVLSEGSSQESEED, translated from the exons ATGGAACAGCCAACTTCAAGCACCAGCGGGGAGAAGATGAAGAGCCCCTGTGAATCCAACAAAAAAAATGATGAG ATGCAGGAGGCACCAAACAGACTCTTAGCCCCCAAACAGAGCtttcaaaaggcaaaaacagTAGAATATCTAACAATAATAGTGTATTACTACAGGAagggtaagaaaataaattcaaatcaaCTGGAGAATGACCAGTCCCAAGAGAACTCCATCAATCCAGTCCAAGAGGAAGAGGACGAAGACCTAGACTCATCTGAATTATCTTCACAGGAGGACGAAGACCTATACTCATCTGAAATATCTTCACAGGAGGATGAAGACCTATACTCATCTGAAGG ATCTTCACAGGAGGATGAAGACCCAGTCTTATCTGAAGGATCTTCACAGGAGAGTGAGGAGGACTAg